One Archocentrus centrarchus isolate MPI-CPG fArcCen1 chromosome 10, fArcCen1, whole genome shotgun sequence genomic region harbors:
- the reep2 gene encoding receptor expression-enhancing protein 2 yields MVSWIISRIVVLAFGTLYPAYSSYKAVKTKNVKEYVKWMMYWIVFALFTTAETVTDLLLSWFPFYFELKIAFVIWLLSPYTKGSSVLYRKFVHPTLSNKEKEIDEYIAQAKDRSYETMMKFGKRGLNLAANAAVTAATKGQGVLSDKLRSFSMQDLTLINADDELVLHTHDARMRRDPMDEMSSGSSTLPRAKSTAARQTRSAAAASLIDDASSQHSSDQSDTRTEHSDEDVGDKSHKRSASVKATKKPAAAKTETQTKTVKKPAKKKTTTNNAETPP; encoded by the exons ATGGTATCCTGGATTATTTCGAGGATAGTTGT cctTGCCTTTGGGACGCTCTACCCGGCGTACTCCTCATACAAGGCTGTCAAAACGAAGAATGTGAAGGAATAT GTAAAGTGGATGATGTACTGGATAGTATTTGCATTGTTCACTACAGCAGAAACGGTCACAGACCTGCTCCTATCATG GTTTCCGTTTTACTTTGAGCTGAAGATTGCATTTGTGATCTGGCTGCTGTCCCCGTACACTAAGGGCTCCAGTGTCCTCTACCGCAAGTTTGTCCACCCCACCCTGTCAAATAAGGAGAAG GAGATAGATGAGTACATTGCACAGGCCAAAGACAGGAGTTATGAGACCATGATGAAGTTTGGAAAACGGGGTCTCAACCTGGCTGCTAATGCTGCCGTCACTGCTGCCACCAAG GGACAGGGCGTTTTGTCAGACAAGCTGCGGAGTTTCAGCATGCAGGACCTGACTCTCATCAACGCTGATGATGAGCTGGTTCTGCACACTCACGATGCACGCATGAGACGGGACCCCATGGACGAGATGAGCTCGGGGTCCAGCACGCTGCCCCGGGCCAAGAGCACTGCTGCACGGCAGA CCCGCTCCGCGGCAGCCGCTTCCCTTATTGATGACGCATCGTCCCAACACAGCTCTGACCAGTCAGACACAAGGACTGAACACTCTGATGAAGATGTGGGAGATAAAAGCCACAAGCGCAGTGCCAGTGTTAAGGCAACCAAGAAACCTGCTGCTGCTAAGACAGAG ACTCAAACCAAGACAGTGAAAAAACCGGCGAAGAAGAAGACCACGACTAATAATGCAGAGACGCCACCCTGA
- the LOC115787350 gene encoding uncharacterized protein LOC115787350 isoform X1: protein MLLNYLLGFIFIFLLITKRGIYHIECVESDQINNTDLQSPKTDVSFGDKKLLVKISYKSPWNDSAVQVVIMKLELNDNMQVPSNGDIQKEGVKQKVYCNGLWKIFFWLLGLILDFFLDLKFKTSYVEEWKALLKYHTDNVKDKNKQSAVVGIFRNGEEPIFSEIFLPSFRKHPEHAEKKLIPTTDMLLDQSNTTQTEGCILIYTHHSPCFKRNERGNDTPCFFLISDKAYEWQKKHNLSTEVGFSSYWGPISRTMCENKQNYMETYLNDMIASFVMKHPKLILGSNCNLRCFFINNLE, encoded by the exons atgtTG TTAAATTATCTACTGGGattcattttcatatttcttcTGATCACCAAG AGAGGGATTTATCACATCGAGTGTGTTGAATCTGACCAGATTAATAACACTGACCTGCAGTCACCTAAAACAGATGTTTCCTTCGGGGACAAAAAACT TTTGGTCAAGATTTCCTATAAGTCACCTTGGAATGACTCAGCGGTTCAAGTGGTCATCATGAAACTGGAGCTCAATGACAACATGCAGGTTCCCTCTAATGGTGACATTCA GAAAGAGGGTGTGAAGCAGAAGGTTTATTGCAATGGACTGTGGAAGATATTTTTTTGGCTTCTGGGATTaattttagatttctttttgGATTTAAAGTTCAAGACATCCTATGTAGAAGAGTGGAAGGCTCTTCTCAAATATCATACTGACAATGTGaaggataaaaataaacaatctgCAGTTGTTGGCATTTTCAGAAATGGCGAGGAACCAATTTTTTCAGAGATATTTTTGCCATCGTTTAGGAAACATCCTGAGCACGCAGAGAAAAAATTAATACCAACCACTGACATGCTTTTAGATCAAtcaaacaccacacagacagAGGGCTGTATTCTTATTTATACTCATCACAGCCCATGTTTTAAGAGAAATGAACGGGGAAATGACACCccctgtttttttctcatttctgacAAAGCTTATGAAtggcaaaaaaaacacaatctttCTACTGAAGTTGGATTTTCAAGCTACTGGGGACCAATTAGCAGAACaatgtgtgaaaacaaacaaaactacaTGGAAACATATTTAAATGATATGATAGCCAGCTTTGTCATGAAACATCCCAAGCTGATTCTCGGAAGCAACTGCAatttaaggtgttttttcattaacaatttGGAATAA
- the LOC115787350 gene encoding uncharacterized protein LOC115787350 isoform X2 yields the protein MLLNYLLGFIFIFLLITKRGIYHIECVESDQINNTDLQSPKTDVSFGDKKLLVKISYKSPWNDSAVQVVIMKLELNDNMQVPSNGDIQDCSVRYETLCHQRSEVCLSHRAV from the exons atgtTG TTAAATTATCTACTGGGattcattttcatatttcttcTGATCACCAAG AGAGGGATTTATCACATCGAGTGTGTTGAATCTGACCAGATTAATAACACTGACCTGCAGTCACCTAAAACAGATGTTTCCTTCGGGGACAAAAAACT TTTGGTCAAGATTTCCTATAAGTCACCTTGGAATGACTCAGCGGTTCAAGTGGTCATCATGAAACTGGAGCTCAATGACAACATGCAGGTTCCCTCTAATGGTGACATTCA GGACTGTTCGGTGAGGTATGAGACACTTTGCCACCAAAGGAGTGAAGTCTGCTTAAGCCACAGGGCTGTATAA